The following is a genomic window from Cetobacterium somerae ATCC BAA-474.
GTTGGTTTTCCAGGTTTAATTGCTACTCCATGAATAATAACCTCTCCTATTTCTTCAATCACATTTTTTGTATAATCTTTACTACCTGCTGAAGACCCTGCATTTACAACTAAAACATCATAATTTTTAGAAAGTTCTTTTAACTTTTTTTTCATTTCATTATAATTATCTTTTAATTTTTCTTGAATATGTGGTATCCCACCCCATTCCTTTATTTGAGCTGAAAAAATATAAGAATTACAATCAATTACTGATTTTTCCTTAAACTCTTCTTTAAATATGTCTATAACTTCATCTCCTGTTGGAATAATAGCTACCATTGGTTTTTTATAAACCTCTATCTCCTTTATTCCTCCAGTTATAAGTGCTCCTAAATCTTGAGGTAAAATCTTATGATTTGACTTTATTAACATTTCTCCTGCTACAATATCTTCACCTATTGGCCTTATGTGTTGCCACGGCTTTGCGTTCTTTATACTTTTAAAGTTTCCATCCTCTAATTCAATTAACTCTTCAATCATAACAACACAATCCCCTAAAGACAAATCCAGTGGATTTCCTGTATTTACATATTTAAAATCATTTTCATTTAAGTACACAGGAGTCACTTCCGTTGCTTCTTTTATTTTTTCTGAAAAAAGAAAAATTCCATCCATTGCACTTGCTGCATATGTAGGAGAACAATAATTAGCATAAACAGCTTTATAAGTAACTCTTCCTACTGAATCTAAAACTGATATTTTTTCGCTTTTAAAATCAAAAGATATTTCTGAAAAATATTTTTCTAAAGCTAATTCTACATCAATATTATCTATATAAATATTTCTTTTAGACATTCAATACAACCTCCACTAATTCTCCTTTATAAAGTCCTTCTTTATGTTCTGGTATAATTATATAACCATCTCCATCTAAAATTGGTCTTATCATAGAAGATTTGCTAACAAGTGGATAAACTTGTACTTTTTGATCCTCTGTCTTTAACTTAACATTTATGAAACATGTTTTTCCAGGGTCACCATAAATATTTTCTTTTAACTCACCATATACTTTTACTCTTTTTTTATTTAAAAATATCGGTTCAACTAGAGCCTTAAAAACATTTACTCCTGATTGAGGATGTCCTGGCATTCCAAAAATAAATTTATTTTTATATTTTGCTATTATAGTTGGCTTTCCAGGTTTTAAAGATATTCCATGAACAAATATATTACCCCCTATATCTTCTATGGCTTTTTCTGTAAAATCTCTTACTCCTACAGAACTACCACCAGAGATTAATACAACATGAGCTATTTCCAAAGCTTTCTTTAATGTTGATGATAATATACTTAAATCATCTTTTACTAAAAATGTACTGGTAATCTCTCCTAGTCCCTCTTCAATTAGAGCTCTAAAAATATTTGTGTTTATATCATAAACTTCACCTATTTTTAATTCTTTTCCTAACTCTACAATTTCATCTCCTGTAGAAATAATTGAAAACTTTATTTTTTCGTAAACTTTAACTTTAGATATTCCAATAGACGATAAAACACCTATATGACTTGATGTTATTCTTTCGCCTACTTTAACTAATAAATCATCTTTTTTTATCTCAGACCCTTTTATAATTATATTTGAAAGTTGTGCAATACCTTTATTAATTAATATTTCCTCCCTTAAAGTTTCGCAATCTTCTATCATAACCATAGCGTCTGCTCCAATAGGAAG
Proteins encoded in this region:
- a CDS encoding molybdopterin molybdotransferase MoeA — translated: MRFFKTVSLKEAIDSIVSKLDKELKIEEVLLEDSLNKIIAENIVSNIDLPSFDRSTVDGYAVKAKDICGASEFSPIPLKNIGNGKMGEENVNRIDLGQCMYIPTGGMLPIGADAMVMIEDCETLREEILINKGIAQLSNIIIKGSEIKKDDLLVKVGERITSSHIGVLSSIGISKVKVYEKIKFSIISTGDEIVELGKELKIGEVYDINTNIFRALIEEGLGEITSTFLVKDDLSILSSTLKKALEIAHVVLISGGSSVGVRDFTEKAIEDIGGNIFVHGISLKPGKPTIIAKYKNKFIFGMPGHPQSGVNVFKALVEPIFLNKKRVKVYGELKENIYGDPGKTCFINVKLKTEDQKVQVYPLVSKSSMIRPILDGDGYIIIPEHKEGLYKGELVEVVLNV